One Castanea sativa cultivar Marrone di Chiusa Pesio chromosome 4, ASM4071231v1 DNA window includes the following coding sequences:
- the LOC142633091 gene encoding ethylene-responsive transcription factor 3-like produces MSSTIESFSGPRVVSNPVTRVKIVNPVAPDDYHSDCDSSSSVVDDDNDDYSVLTSSFRKIQPFDLNLPPPMDEDFSISDDLQATALCL; encoded by the coding sequence ATGAGCAGTACCATTGAGTCGTTTAGTGGCCCTAGGGTTGTTTCAAATCCGGTCACAAGGGTCAAGATTGTGAACCCTGTTGCACCCGATGATTACCATAGCGACTGCGACTCGTCATCGTCAGTGGTTGATGATGACAACGACGACTACAGTGTTCTCACCTCCTCGTTTCGTAAGATTCAGCCGTTCGATCTGAATCTACCTCCTCCGATGGATGAAGATTTCAGCATCAGTGATGATCTTCAAGCCACCGCTTTGTGTCTCTGA
- the LOC142631946 gene encoding putative beta-1,4-xylosyltransferase IRX10L → MNGWRWGFLLLVYAALILKTGAVEHGRTQPTERISGSAGDVLEDDPVGRLKVFVYELPSKYNKKILQKDPRCLNHMFAAEIYMHRFLLSSPVRTLNPEEADWFYTPVYTTCDLTPNGLPLPFKSPRMMRSAIQLISSNWPYWNRTEGADHFFVVPHDFGACFHYQEEKAIERGILPLLQRATLVQTFGQRNHVCLNEGSITIPPYAPPQKMQTHLIPEKTPRSIFVYFRGLFYDVGNDPEGGYYARGARAAVWENFKDNPLFDISTEHPTTYYEDMQRAVFCLCPLGWAPWSPRLVEAVIFGCIPVIIADDIVLPFADAIPWEEIGVFLDEKDVPNLDTILTSIPLDVILRKQRLLANPSMKQAMLFPQPAQPGDAFHQVLNGLARKLPHEKSIYLKPGEKILNWTAGPVGDLKPW, encoded by the exons atgaatggTTGGAGGTGGGGTTTTCTTCTGCTTGTCTATGCCGCTTTGATCTTGAAAACTGGTGCTGTAGAGCATGGCCGGACTCAACCCACTGAGCGAATTTCAG GTAGTGCTGGAGATGTTTTGGAAGATGATCCAGTgggaagattgaaagtgtttgTGTATGAGCttccaagcaaatacaacaAGAAGATTCTGCAAAAGGATCCGAGATGCCTTAATCACATGTTTGCTGCTGAGATCTATATGCATCGATTTCTATTATCTAGCCCTGTTCGAACCCTTAATCCTGAAGAAGCTGATTGGTTTTACACCCCTGTATACACCACTTGTGACCTGACACCAAATGGCCTCCCTTTGCCTTTTAAGTCACCACGGATGATGAGAAGTGCAATACAGCTCATTTCTTCCAACTGGCCTTACTGGAATCGGACTGAAGGGGCTGATCACTTTTTCGTAGTGCCTCATGACTTTGGAGCATGCTTCCATTATCAA GAAGAGAAGGCAATTGAAAGAGGAATTCTTCCGTTGCTCCAACGTGCAACATTGGTTCAGACTTTTGGACAACGGAATCATGTTTGCTTAAATGAGGGCTCAATTACAATTCCTCCCTATGCTCCTCCACAGAAAATGCAAACCCACCTGATTCCTGAAAAGACTCCTAGGTCTATCTTTGTGTACTTTCGAGGATTGTTTTATGATGTGGGAAATGACCCAGAAGGTGGTTATTATGCAAG AGGTGCACGTGCGGCAGTGTGGGAGAACTTCAAGGACAATCCGCTTTTTGACATTTCCACGGAGCACCCTACCACGTATTATGAGGACATGCAACGAGCTGTTTTCTGTTTGTGCCCCCTTGGCTGGGCCCCATGGAGCCCAAGATTGGTAGAAGCAGTGATATTTGGCTGCATCCCTGTTATCATAGCAGATGATATTGTTCTACCCTTTGCTGATGCAATTCCTTGGGAAGAAATTGGGGTTTTCTTAGACGAGAAGGATGTCCCCAACTTGGACACCATCCTCACATCAATACCCTTAGACGTAATATTGAGGAAGCAGAGATTGCTTGCCAACCCTTCAATGAAGCAAGCAATGTTGTTTCCACAACCTGCTCAGCCAGGAGATGCTTTCCATCAAGTTCTAAATGGACTTGCTCGTAAGTTGCCACATGAAAAGAGTATATACTTGAAGCCAGGTGAGAAGATCCTAAACTGGACTGCAGGTCCCGTGGGTGACCTGAAACCTTGGTAG
- the LOC142631506 gene encoding chromophore lyase CRL, chloroplastic gives MGNGSRARGVVMKTLLLIGGALLLKQLTKSTTRWDHTRLVAQSLTGQKFSRDQASRDPDNFFNIRLMTCPAAEMVDGSNVLYFEQAFWRTPQKPFRQRFYMVKPCPKELRCDVELSSYAIRDVEEYRNFCDRPKDQRPLPEEVIGDIAEHLTTIYLKRCERGKRCLYEGSTPPGGFPNSWNGATYCTSELAIVKNSEIHTWDRGYDEDGNQVWGVKEGPYEFKPVPASSFNDMLSPLNFPFQQSMEKRIEGSFVLQD, from the exons atgggAAATGGAAGCAGAGCAAGGGGAGTTGTAATGAAGACGCTGTTACTGATAGGAGGCGCTCTCTTGCTCAAACAGCTCACCAAGTCCACCACTCGTTGGGACCATACTCGCCTTGTTGCGCAATCCCTCACAGGCCAAAAG ttttcaaGGGACCAAGCATCCAGAGATCCTGACAATTTCTTCAATATCAG ATTGATGACGTGCCCGGCAGCAGAGATGGTAGATGGTTctaatgttttatattttgaacaA GCATTCTGGAGAACTCCTCAGAAGCCCTTTCGCCAG AGATTCTACATGGTCAAGCCTTGTCCCAAAGAATTGAGATGTGATGTTGAG TTAAGTTCATATGCCATTAGAGATGTGGAGGAGTACAGGAACTTCTGTGACCGCCCAAAGGACCAGCGTCCACTGCCTGAAGAAGTTATTGGG GATATTGCGGAGCATTTAACGACAATATATCTCAAACGTTGTGAGCGTGGAAAACGCTGCTTATATGAAGGTTCAACTCCACCTGGCGGATTTCCTAATTCATGG AATGGAGCAACGTACTGTACTTCCGAACTTGCAATCGTGAAGAATAGTGAGATACATACATGGGATAGGGGCTATGATGAAGATGGAAATCAA GTTTGGGGAGTGAAGGAAGGTCCATACGAGTTCAAGCCTGTTCCTGCCTCTAGTTTCAATGACATGCTTTCTCCTTTAAATTTCCCTTTTCAGCAATCGATGGAGAAACGAATAGAGGGTTCATTTGTTTTGCAAGATTGA
- the LOC142631507 gene encoding uncharacterized protein LOC142631507, translating into MVLQLQAASIPIPTTKSCLATTGNAGLRRPSDRFALKPSFFSPSLNLLLSTLPRTPASAAPRFSMRVASKQAYICRDCGYIYNERTPFEKLPDKYFCPVCGAPKRRFRSYQPSVVKNANATDVRKERKAQIQREEAIGRALPIAIVVGIVALGGLYFYLNNTFS; encoded by the exons ATGGTCCTGCAACTGCAAGCAGCCTCTATACCTATACCAACAACCAAGTCTTGTTTGGCTACAACAGGTAATGCTGGTCTACGAAGACCATCTGATCGATTTGCTCTTAAGCCATCTTTTTTCTCTCCATCACTCAACCTCTTGCTTTCCACTCTACCACGCACTCCTGCTTCTGCTGCACCCAGATTCTCCATGCGTGTTGCCTCCAAGCAAGCCTATATTTGCCGTGATTGCGG gtatatatataatgagagaACTCCCTTTGAGAAACTACCTGACAAGTATTTCTGTCCTG TCTGTGGTGCTCCTAAGCGAAGATTCAGGTCTTACCAACCTTCTGTGGTAAAAAATGCTAATGCAACAGATGTTCGAAAGGAACGAAAAGCACAAATTCAAAGAGAGGAAGCAATTGG GCGGGCACTCCCGATAGCAATTGTGGTGGGAATTGTGGCACTTGGGGGATTATACTTCTACCTCAACAACACCTTTAGTTGA
- the LOC142633108 gene encoding uncharacterized protein LOC142633108 codes for MMMMNSNISESRESSELEEEAGGKYHDDEGNGLKSNNEIELSRIRFMRSFVETQDPSSKVVDDLMIRRFLRARDLNVEKASALFLKYLKWRQTFVPNGSISASELPHEIAQNKMFIQGFDKTGRPIAVVLGARHFQTKGGIEEFKRYVVYGLDKLCSRMPPGQEKFVFIADLEGWGYSNSDIHAYLGALSILQDFYPERLGKVFIIHAPYIFMTVWKILYPFIDKNTKKKILFVENKSLKSTLLEEIDESQLPEIYGGQLPLVPTQDS; via the exons atgatgatgatgaactCCAACATAAGTGAGTCTCGAGAAAGCTCAGAATTAGAAGAAGAAGCAGGAGGAAAATATCATGATGATGAAGGCAATGGCTTGAAAAGCAATAATGAGATTGAGCTGTCCAGAATTCGATTTATGAGATCCTTTGTGGAAACCCAGGATCCCTCCTCCAAG GTTGTAGATGATCTGATGATTAGAAGATTCCTTCGTGCTCGTGATTTAAATGTGGAGAAGGCTTCTGCCTTATTCCTTAAGTACTTGAAATGGAGGCAAACCTTTGTTCCAAATGGTTCAATTTCTGCATCAGAGCTTCCACATGAAATTGCACAAAACAAGATGTTTATTCAAGGATTTGACAAGACAGGAAGACCCATAGCAGTGGTCCTTGGTGCTAGacattttcaaaccaaagggggAATAGAAGAATTCAAGC GTTATGTAGTCTATGGTCTCGACAAATTGTGTTCAAG GATGCCCCCTGGACAAGAGAAATTTGTTTTCATTGCAGATCTTGAAGGATGGGGATATTCAAATAGTGACATCCATGCATACCTTGGAGCTCTATCGATTTTGCAG GACTTCTACCCAGAAAGATTAGGGAAGGTTTTTATCATCCATGCGCCTTACATATTTATGACAGTATGGAAAATTTTATACCCCTTTATCGACAAAAATACCAAGAAGAAG ATATTATTTGTAGAgaacaaaagtttaaaatcaacTCTGCTCGAAGAGATTGATGAGAGCCAGCTTCCAGAGATATACGGAGGCCAACTGCCATTAGTACCAACCCAGGACAGCTAA